AACACTAATGACTTTACTCGAAACAGTTGGCGCACTGCTTATTGCCGCAATCGTACTCGGCGGTTCCGCCTTCATGCTTAAAAAAGGAATTGAAAGCGACAAAGTCACAAGCGCACAGCAGAACCTTTCCACCTTCAGGCTCGACATAAAGAACCTTTACAAGGGCGAACCTGATTTCGCAGGTCTGACCACAAGTATAGCCGTAACCAACAAAGTAGTCCCCGACGGCATGCTCAAAAGCAGCGGTGATGTTCGTAACGTATGGAACGGTGATGTTGCCGTTGCCGCCGGCACAGACCCGACCACCTTCACCATCACCCACAATAATGTTCCTGAATACGCCTGCGTAAAAATGGCCACATTTCAGGCTGAATCATGGGAAGCAATCACCGTAAACGGCGTTGAAATTACTCAGGGAAGCGGAATGGTTGCCGCAATTTCCGAACAACTCGCAGAAAGCAACACCATCGTCTTCACTTCCAACTAGCAGAGGCTGTAAATGGGACTCAAAAGTGCATCATTCACTGATTTAATTCTTCATGAAAGCGGGGAGGCTTTCATGAAAGGTTGCGATTCCTGCGGCCAGAAACTTGTTCCCTGCGCGGAGGACATCAAAAAAGAAATTGAAATTCTGCATAAGGAAGTCCTCA
Above is a genomic segment from Maridesulfovibrio sp. containing:
- a CDS encoding type 4 pilus major pilin, producing the protein MTLLETVGALLIAAIVLGGSAFMLKKGIESDKVTSAQQNLSTFRLDIKNLYKGEPDFAGLTTSIAVTNKVVPDGMLKSSGDVRNVWNGDVAVAAGTDPTTFTITHNNVPEYACVKMATFQAESWEAITVNGVEITQGSGMVAAISEQLAESNTIVFTSN